Within the Desulfuromonas thiophila genome, the region TTTTTTCGTTAGCCTCAATGACATTCAAGAGGAGGTTATTATGGCACCCCGAAAAAAATTGGCGTTTAAAGTGAGAATGTCGATATTTGGTAAAAAGTTTTTGATTTGGAAATCGAATGGGAGCCCCCATAAGTGTGCTTAAAAGTCGCCTGCTAAAATGGGCGTGGGTTGAAACATAAGATAAAGCAAGCTGAGATTGGCGCGGGCCACCATTTCGGTGGCCCGCAAATCTCAAAATCTAGGAGGAAGCCTATGGCGTATGGTATCAAGCTGCGGGTGTGGGGGGATTATGCCTGCTTTACCCGACCTGAGATGAAGGTGGAACGCGTCTCTTACGACGTGCTGACACCTTCCGCCGCGCGGGGAATTCTGGAGGCGATCCACTGGAAACCCGCGATCCGCTGGGTGATCGACAAAATTCATGTCATCCGCCCGATCAAATTCGACAACGTTCGCCGTAACGAAGTCAGCTCCAAGATCTCCAAACCGAATCCCGCCACAGTCATGCGGGAAAATAAGCAACTCTACTTTCTGGTTGATGATGGCAAAAACCGACAACAGCGGGCATCGACTCTGCTGCGTGATGTCGAGTATGTCATCGAGGCGCATTTTATTCTGACCGATAGTGCTGGAGCGGATGATAGCGAAGGGAAGCATCTCGATATCTTCAACCGGCGTGCCCGCAAGGGGCAATTTTTTCATCAGCCCTGTCTCGGCTGCCGGGAGTTTCCCGCCTCGTTTGAATTGCTTGAAGGCACAGTGCCCGCCTCTTGTTATGCCGATGAAAGCAAAGATCTCGGTTACATGTTGCTCGATATCGATTTCGACAACGAGATGACGCCGCTGTTTTTCCGGGCACAGATGGAGAACGGCGTCATTTCACCGCCGTCACCTTTGGCTGCGGAGGTGCGCGCATGATTCTGCATGCCCTTAACGGCTATTACCATCGCATGCTGGATGATCCTGATACTGAAATGCCGGCCTATGGAACCAGCATCGAAAATATCTCTTATGCCTTGGTGCTCGGTGAAGATGGCTCTCTGCAAGCGATTGAGGATTTGCGGGTTGGCGAAGGGAACCCTTCCAGACCGCGCAAACTGCCGGTTCCCGCTGCGGTGACGCGGACCTCAGGCGTCAAAGCTAACTTTTTATGGGACAAGGCGGCCTACGTTTTTGGTGCCGATGGCGATGGCGCAACGGAAAAAAATCGCGAACGTTTTGCGGCATTCAACGATTTTTTACAGGTGATCGGCAAAGAGATCGATGACGCCGGTTTTGCGGCAGTGGAAAAGTTTCTGTCGCGCTGGGAGTGTACGCAAAGCGAAGAAATCGTCGGACGCTTCCAGCCGTGGGAAGAGGTCTGCAATGCCAATCTGGTTTTCCGCCTGGACGGGATTCCCGGTTACATCCATGACCGCCCAGCGGTCCAGCGAGAGTGGTTGAAGTTCGGACAGCAAGATTCCGCCGCCCCCGTAGGGCAATGCCTGATCAGTGGCGAAGAAAATGTCCCGTTGGCCGGAGTGCATACCCCGATTAAGGGGGTCCGCGGCGGGCAAACGTCAGGCGGCTATATCGTGTCGTTCAATGCCTCGGCCTTTGTGTCCTACAAACAGGACAAAGCCTCAGTTGCCGAAACGTCGGCTTTTGCCTACACCACCGCCCTTAACGCGCTCCTGGCCGCTGATAGCCGTCAGAAGATCAGCATTGGCGATACCACCTATGTTTTCTGGGCCAAACGGCCGATGCCGCTGGAGCCGTTTCTGGCGGATGTGTTCGCGCCGTCCGAAGCTGTTGGTAAAGAATCGGCTGAGCAGGATGACCGGAAAACTGCCAAGGATATTCATGGCCTGCTCAAAGCAGTTCGCGACGGCAAAAAGCCGACCGATTTCATGCCCGATCTGGACACCGATGTACAGTTTTACATCCTCGGCTTGGCTCCCAACGCGGCGCGGCTGTCGATTCGCTTCTGGCAGGAAACCAGCTTCGGAGATCTGCTGGACAAAATCGGTAAGTATTATCAGGAGCTGAATATCGTGCGCCAGTACGACAGCGAGCCTGAGTTTCCGCCGTTATGGCGGTTGCTGGTGCAGACAGCAACCTTGGGGAAGGCGGAAAATATTTCACCGGTTCTCGCCGGCGGGTTGACCCGCGCCATGCTGACCGGCTGCCCCTATCCGCAAAACCTGTTACCCGTAGTGCTTGACCGGATTCGTGCCGAGCATGATGTGACCTATTTTCGCGCGGCGTTGCTTAAAGCCTATCTGCTGCGCAATACCAAAACGGAGGAGGTTCCCGTGGCGTTTGATCCAGAGAGAAAAGATTCACCCTATTTGCTGGGGCGCTTGTTTGCCGTTCTCGAAAAAGCCCAGGAAGAAGCGATTCCCGGCGCAAATGCGACCGTCAAGGATCGCTATCTTGGGGCTGTCGCGGCGACTCCACAGTTGGTGCTGCCTATGTTGCTGAAGAATTCAGCCAATCATATCGCCAAGCTACGCAAGGATTCGGAGCGTCGCGGACGCGCTATCTATCTGGATCGCATGATTCAGGATATCAATTGTGAACTCGATAACTATCCGAAAACGCAAACACCTGAACAACAGGGCTTGTTTATGATCGGCTACTACCATCAACGGAAGAACTTTTTCACCAAAAATATTCAGGAGGGATAACTCATGACCGCCATCGCCAATCGCTATGAATTCGCTCTGTTGTTCGATGTCCAAAACGGCAATCCCAACGGTGACCCTGATGCCGGCAACACCCCGCGTGTTGATCCAGAAACTGGCCATGGTCTTGTGACCGATGTCTGCCTGAAACGGAAAATCCGCAACCATGTCGCTCTAGCCAAAGAGGGAGCGGAAGGCTTCAATATCTATGTGCAGGAAAAGGCGGTGCTCAATCGCACCAACGAGATGGCGTACAAAGCGTTTGAATTGAAACCCGAAGCCAAAAAACTGCCGAAAAAAGTGGAGGATGCGCAAAAGGTGACCGGCTGGATGTGCGCCAACTTCTACGATATCCGCAGCTTCGGTGCCGTCATGACCACCGAGGTCAACTGCGGCCAGGTACGCGGGCCGGTGCAACTAGCGTTTGCCACCAGCGTTGATCCGATTCTGTCGCAGGAGGTCAGCATCACCCGCATGGCGGTGACCAACGAAAAGGATCTGGAAAAAGAGCGCACCATGGGGCGCAAGCATGTTGTCCCTTATGGTCTGTATGTCGCCCATGGCTTTATCTCCGCACCTCTGGCGGAAAAGACCGGTTTCAGTGATGAAGACCTCGATCTGTTGTGGAATGCCCTGATCAACATGTTTGAGCATGATCGCTCCGCAGCTCGCGGCATGATGAGT harbors:
- the cas7c gene encoding type I-C CRISPR-associated protein Cas7/Csd2 — encoded protein: MTAIANRYEFALLFDVQNGNPNGDPDAGNTPRVDPETGHGLVTDVCLKRKIRNHVALAKEGAEGFNIYVQEKAVLNRTNEMAYKAFELKPEAKKLPKKVEDAQKVTGWMCANFYDIRSFGAVMTTEVNCGQVRGPVQLAFATSVDPILSQEVSITRMAVTNEKDLEKERTMGRKHVVPYGLYVAHGFISAPLAEKTGFSDEDLDLLWNALINMFEHDRSAARGMMSSQKLFVFKHQDKLGNAPAHKLFDLIDIKRAAGSEGPARSFKDYTVTVGQAPAGVEIIQKL
- the cas8c gene encoding type I-C CRISPR-associated protein Cas8c/Csd1, with the protein product MILHALNGYYHRMLDDPDTEMPAYGTSIENISYALVLGEDGSLQAIEDLRVGEGNPSRPRKLPVPAAVTRTSGVKANFLWDKAAYVFGADGDGATEKNRERFAAFNDFLQVIGKEIDDAGFAAVEKFLSRWECTQSEEIVGRFQPWEEVCNANLVFRLDGIPGYIHDRPAVQREWLKFGQQDSAAPVGQCLISGEENVPLAGVHTPIKGVRGGQTSGGYIVSFNASAFVSYKQDKASVAETSAFAYTTALNALLAADSRQKISIGDTTYVFWAKRPMPLEPFLADVFAPSEAVGKESAEQDDRKTAKDIHGLLKAVRDGKKPTDFMPDLDTDVQFYILGLAPNAARLSIRFWQETSFGDLLDKIGKYYQELNIVRQYDSEPEFPPLWRLLVQTATLGKAENISPVLAGGLTRAMLTGCPYPQNLLPVVLDRIRAEHDVTYFRAALLKAYLLRNTKTEEVPVAFDPERKDSPYLLGRLFAVLEKAQEEAIPGANATVKDRYLGAVAATPQLVLPMLLKNSANHIAKLRKDSERRGRAIYLDRMIQDINCELDNYPKTQTPEQQGLFMIGYYHQRKNFFTKNIQEG
- the cas5c gene encoding type I-C CRISPR-associated protein Cas5c yields the protein MAYGIKLRVWGDYACFTRPEMKVERVSYDVLTPSAARGILEAIHWKPAIRWVIDKIHVIRPIKFDNVRRNEVSSKISKPNPATVMRENKQLYFLVDDGKNRQQRASTLLRDVEYVIEAHFILTDSAGADDSEGKHLDIFNRRARKGQFFHQPCLGCREFPASFELLEGTVPASCYADESKDLGYMLLDIDFDNEMTPLFFRAQMENGVISPPSPLAAEVRA